The following are encoded together in the Parabacteroides chongii genome:
- a CDS encoding FecR family protein, giving the protein MNEQLDKYFLGELSNIEKRALFDQIESDPANKAEFIRMQNTVTVSKLGEQSGDNEWATQKMEELGSRINHKKTRNLYLNLAKYAAVAAILLVNIWLLTDKFIPKEKTVLYTKIEVPKGQRIYMTLQDGTKAWLSPRSIIKIPNEFSNKERSVELDGEGFFSVTKDTERPFIVKTKQYDIKVLGTKFNIFAYSESNRFETNLVEGSVQVINNNRPQENVILKPNEMVSLFNGNLIKSTASFNNEEYLESGIFYFSNKKFSEILDYLTLWYKVKFDIKNTAQIDQYVSGKFRQSDDIERILKALQGVHHFRYKIVNNEEIEIF; this is encoded by the coding sequence ATGAATGAACAATTAGATAAATATTTCCTCGGAGAACTTTCAAACATAGAAAAGAGAGCACTCTTCGATCAGATAGAATCTGATCCGGCTAATAAAGCCGAATTTATCCGGATGCAGAACACAGTTACGGTATCCAAACTCGGAGAGCAAAGTGGAGATAATGAATGGGCCACACAAAAAATGGAAGAACTGGGAAGCCGGATCAACCACAAAAAGACCCGTAATCTTTATCTCAATCTAGCTAAATATGCGGCAGTGGCAGCTATTCTTCTCGTCAATATCTGGTTACTCACCGATAAATTCATACCCAAAGAAAAAACCGTACTCTATACAAAAATAGAAGTTCCCAAAGGTCAACGTATCTATATGACACTTCAGGACGGGACGAAAGCATGGTTAAGTCCCCGGTCAATTATTAAAATCCCGAATGAGTTTAGCAATAAAGAACGTTCGGTTGAACTGGATGGAGAAGGTTTCTTTTCAGTAACAAAAGATACGGAACGTCCTTTTATCGTTAAAACTAAACAATATGATATAAAAGTACTCGGTACCAAATTCAATATATTCGCTTATTCAGAAAGCAACCGGTTTGAAACAAATCTGGTAGAAGGTAGTGTACAGGTTATCAACAATAACAGACCACAGGAAAATGTCATTCTGAAACCAAATGAAATGGTCTCCCTTTTTAATGGTAACCTAATAAAATCCACCGCTTCATTCAACAATGAAGAATATTTGGAAAGTGGAATATTCTATTTTAGTAATAAGAAATTTTCTGAAATACTGGATTATCTGACCTTATGGTATAAGGTAAAATTTGATATCAAAAATACAGCCCAGATTGATCAGTATGTATCTGGAAAATTCCGTCAAAGTGATGATATTGAAAGGATATTGAAAGCACTTCAGGGCGTTCACCATTTCCGGTACAAAATAGTCAACAATGAAGAAATCGAAATATTTTAA